The following proteins come from a genomic window of Aequorivita marisscotiae:
- a CDS encoding prephenate dehydratase, with the protein MSIKIAIQGIESSFHHLAVQKLFPNNNVTLMPCDSFNKVTGTIANLSADFGVIAIENSIAGSILPNYTLIDRENLQILDEVFLNIDMYLMALEGETLHTINEIHSHPVALQQCKDYLMRVQPHCKIVEGKDTASEAKKIRDGNLKGVAAIAGKQVAERYGLQILDSHLQSIKVDKTRFVVLGRSTEASPIAANKASLKFILDHEVGSLSNVLQLLQTFKINLTKIQSLPIPEKPWQYAFFVDVLFEDRTFFSEVITILKKTVEELKVLGIYKQNLENTPSNLAKHIVHGE; encoded by the coding sequence ATGAGTATTAAAATAGCCATTCAAGGAATAGAAAGCTCCTTTCATCATCTTGCCGTTCAAAAACTTTTTCCGAACAACAACGTAACGTTAATGCCGTGTGACAGTTTTAATAAAGTAACAGGAACAATTGCAAACCTGAGTGCAGATTTTGGCGTAATTGCAATTGAAAACTCCATCGCCGGATCAATTTTACCAAATTACACTTTAATTGATCGCGAAAATTTGCAAATTCTCGATGAGGTTTTTTTAAATATAGATATGTATTTAATGGCTTTGGAAGGTGAAACACTGCATACTATAAACGAAATACATTCGCATCCCGTGGCATTACAACAATGTAAAGATTACTTAATGCGCGTTCAACCACATTGTAAAATTGTAGAGGGAAAAGATACGGCTTCTGAAGCTAAAAAAATACGAGACGGAAATTTAAAAGGCGTGGCAGCTATCGCCGGTAAACAGGTAGCCGAACGGTACGGATTACAGATATTAGACAGCCACTTGCAGAGTATTAAAGTAGATAAAACCAGGTTTGTAGTGCTTGGCAGATCTACCGAAGCCTCGCCAATAGCGGCCAATAAAGCTTCGCTTAAATTTATTTTGGACCACGAGGTAGGTAGTCTTTCAAATGTTTTGCAGTTGCTTCAAACCTTTAAAATAAATCTTACAAAAATTCAATCCTTGCCAATTCCAGAAAAACCGTGGCAATATGCTTTCTTTGTAGATGTTTTATTTGAAGACCGTACATTTTTTTCAGAAGTAATTACCATACTTAAAAAAACGGTGGAAGAATTAAAAGTATTGGGCATTTACAAACAGAATCTTGAAAATACACCTAGCAATCTTGCAAAACATATAGTGCATGGAGAATAA
- a CDS encoding bifunctional 3-deoxy-7-phosphoheptulonate synthase/chorismate mutase type II, whose protein sequence is MENNKELRNWLAAMKLSHPLVIAGPCSAETEEQVLKIAHQLKKTDTTVLRAGIWKPRTRPGNFEGVGALGLKWLQKAKQETGLMITTEVANANHVDLALKHDVDILWIGARTTVSPFIVQEIADAVKGTDKIVLVKNPVNPDLALWLGAVERFYAAGITKLGVIHRGFSTYEKTRYRNNPEWQIPIDLQNEFPDLPLILDPSHIAGRRDIIFDLCQTALDLNYDGLMIETHHDPDNAWSDAAQQITPKALEQMTVDLKIRKQEGDAVEFKNKLNTLRTQIDVLDHQLLDSLGKRMKIADDIGLLKKKNNVAILQTKRWNEILGRMILEGEENKLSEEFILRIFKAIHQESINHQKKVIND, encoded by the coding sequence ATGGAGAATAATAAAGAATTACGCAATTGGTTAGCCGCAATGAAACTTTCGCACCCCTTGGTTATTGCAGGGCCTTGCAGTGCAGAAACCGAAGAACAAGTTTTAAAAATAGCGCATCAATTAAAAAAAACGGACACTACTGTTTTACGCGCGGGAATATGGAAACCCCGTACGCGTCCTGGAAATTTTGAGGGCGTGGGCGCTTTGGGGCTAAAATGGTTGCAAAAAGCCAAACAGGAAACAGGGTTAATGATAACCACCGAAGTTGCAAATGCCAACCACGTAGATTTGGCTTTAAAACACGATGTAGATATACTTTGGATTGGCGCGCGAACAACAGTTTCGCCTTTTATTGTTCAGGAAATTGCCGATGCCGTAAAAGGAACCGATAAAATTGTTTTAGTAAAAAATCCTGTAAACCCCGATTTAGCTTTATGGCTCGGAGCCGTAGAGCGATTTTACGCTGCAGGAATAACTAAATTGGGCGTTATTCACCGTGGTTTTTCTACTTACGAAAAAACGCGCTACCGCAACAATCCCGAATGGCAAATACCAATAGATCTGCAAAACGAATTCCCCGATTTGCCGCTTATTTTAGATCCATCGCACATCGCGGGACGCAGAGATATAATTTTTGATCTATGCCAAACGGCACTTGATTTAAATTACGACGGATTAATGATAGAAACACATCACGATCCCGATAACGCTTGGAGCGATGCCGCACAACAAATTACGCCAAAGGCTTTGGAGCAAATGACCGTAGATCTAAAAATTAGAAAACAAGAAGGCGATGCAGTAGAGTTTAAAAACAAACTGAATACCTTACGTACCCAAATTGATGTTTTGGATCATCAATTATTAGACTCTTTGGGAAAACGTATGAAAATAGCCGATGATATTGGTTTGCTTAAAAAGAAAAACAACGTTGCCATTCTTCAAACAAAAAGATGGAACGAAATTTTAGGGAGAATGATCCTGGAAGGCGAAGAGAACAAATTAAGTGAAGAGTTTATTTTACGAATATTTAAAGCCATTCATCAAGAATCAATTAACCATCAAAAAAAGGTGATAAATGATTGA
- the rsgA gene encoding ribosome small subunit-dependent GTPase A, whose product MKGLVYKSTGSWYSVKAENGTFYNCRIKGKFRIGGIKSTNPVAVGDHVNFDIETKGDETVGVIKHIEERDNYIIRKSVNLSKQTHIIAANIDIAFLVITLNNPPTFTTFIDRFLVTAEAYDIKAVLLFNKIDLYDEDELLEIKILAALYRKIGYECIGISAITGKNIDKVKLLMQDKVTMFSGHSGVGKSTLINSIEPGLSLKTSKISEQHLQGQHTTTFAEMFDLSFGGQIIDTPGIKGFGVVEIDKEELGDYFPEFFELKEHCKFNNCLHIEEPQCAIKNALESEELAWSRYKSYLQIIEGDEEHFRKDIYTP is encoded by the coding sequence ATGAAAGGCCTTGTTTATAAATCTACTGGCAGCTGGTATTCTGTAAAGGCAGAAAACGGAACTTTTTACAATTGCCGTATAAAAGGTAAATTCCGTATTGGGGGTATTAAAAGCACAAACCCCGTAGCAGTGGGCGACCACGTTAATTTTGATATTGAAACCAAGGGCGACGAAACCGTTGGGGTTATTAAACATATTGAGGAGCGCGATAATTATATTATTCGCAAATCGGTAAATCTTTCAAAACAAACCCACATTATTGCTGCCAATATAGATATTGCTTTTTTAGTGATAACGCTAAATAACCCACCCACCTTTACCACATTTATAGATCGTTTTTTGGTTACCGCCGAAGCGTACGATATTAAAGCTGTGCTTCTTTTTAATAAAATTGATCTCTATGACGAAGATGAATTGCTAGAAATAAAGATACTCGCCGCCCTATATAGAAAAATAGGATATGAATGTATAGGAATTTCGGCCATAACGGGTAAAAATATAGACAAGGTAAAACTGCTGATGCAAGATAAAGTTACAATGTTTTCTGGGCATAGCGGGGTAGGCAAATCTACTTTAATCAATTCTATTGAGCCGGGTTTGTCATTAAAAACATCAAAAATTTCTGAACAACATTTACAGGGCCAGCACACAACTACTTTTGCCGAAATGTTCGATCTTTCCTTTGGCGGACAAATTATAGATACGCCCGGAATTAAAGGTTTTGGAGTTGTTGAAATTGATAAAGAAGAGTTGGGCGATTACTTCCCTGAATTTTTTGAATTAAAGGAACATTGCAAATTTAATAACTGTCTTCATATTGAAGAACCCCAATGTGCAATAAAAAACGCCCTGGAAAGCGAAGAATTAGCCTGGTCGCGCTATAAAAGCTATTTGCAAATTATAGAAGGTGATGAAGAGCATTTTAGAAAAGATATTTATACACCCTAG
- a CDS encoding head GIN domain-containing protein — protein MKKLVYIALLLLFAGCDSEKGWDCIQASGNIVAKEVSVPPFTKIIVWDRIKLYIQQGEEQNVRIETGENIMSNIEVFVKNGKLEIQNNYGCNLVRDYGETKVYITAPDITEIRSSTGYTIESIGVLKYPSLTLLSEDQQNEDLYQIDGDFKLELEVQNLNIVANGLSTFYLSGAAEFASFGLYAGNSRIFSKDLIVQTLYVHHRSTAEMVVNPQLAIRGKILSLGNVISKNRPPIIEVEELYRGRLIFQ, from the coding sequence ATGAAAAAATTAGTTTACATAGCATTATTGCTTCTTTTTGCTGGCTGCGACTCAGAGAAGGGCTGGGACTGTATTCAGGCTTCTGGAAATATTGTTGCCAAAGAAGTAAGTGTTCCGCCTTTTACAAAAATTATTGTTTGGGATCGTATTAAACTTTATATTCAGCAGGGAGAAGAACAAAATGTACGCATTGAAACGGGTGAGAATATTATGTCTAATATTGAAGTCTTTGTTAAAAATGGAAAATTGGAAATTCAAAATAATTACGGCTGTAACTTGGTACGCGATTACGGAGAAACAAAAGTATATATAACTGCTCCCGATATTACTGAAATAAGAAGTAGCACCGGTTATACTATTGAAAGTATAGGGGTGCTTAAATATCCATCGCTAACACTTTTATCTGAAGATCAGCAAAATGAAGATTTGTATCAGATTGATGGCGATTTTAAACTTGAATTGGAAGTTCAAAATTTGAATATTGTAGCCAATGGGCTTTCAACATTTTATCTTTCAGGCGCTGCAGAATTTGCGAGTTTTGGATTATATGCTGGAAATTCACGAATATTTTCTAAAGATTTAATTGTACAAACGCTGTACGTTCATCACAGAAGCACGGCCGAAATGGTTGTAAATCCGCAATTGGCCATTCGCGGAAAAATCTTGAGTTTGGGCAACGTAATTTCTAAAAACAGACCGCCGATTATTGAGGTTGAAGAACTCTATCGGGGTCGTCTTATTTTTCAGTAG
- the dtd gene encoding D-aminoacyl-tRNA deacylase, whose translation MRALIQRVKKASVIIDDEIYSEINQGLLIFLGIEAKDTQEDINWLAGKIARLRIFSDKSNAMNLSVQDVNGDCLVVSQFTLHANTKKGNRPSFINAAKPEIAVPCYEKFVLQLENQINRKVKTGSFGAMMDVALINDGPVTIWIDSKRRE comes from the coding sequence ATGCGAGCACTAATTCAAAGAGTAAAAAAAGCATCGGTAATTATTGACGATGAAATCTATTCTGAAATCAATCAGGGGTTGCTTATTTTTTTAGGAATTGAAGCCAAAGACACTCAAGAAGATATAAACTGGTTGGCAGGAAAAATTGCACGTTTACGGATTTTTTCAGATAAAAGTAATGCCATGAATCTTTCGGTTCAAGATGTAAATGGCGACTGTTTGGTCGTGAGCCAATTTACACTACACGCAAATACTAAAAAAGGCAACAGACCTTCATTTATAAACGCAGCCAAGCCGGAAATTGCAGTTCCCTGTTACGAAAAATTTGTGCTTCAACTTGAAAATCAAATTAATAGAAAAGTAAAAACCGGAAGTTTTGGAGCTATGATGGATGTAGCATTAATAAACGACGGTCCGGTGACAATCTGGATAGATTCAAAAAGAAGAGAATAA
- the gldA gene encoding gliding motility-associated ABC transporter ATP-binding subunit GldA, whose amino-acid sequence MSIHVENITKTYGDQKALNQVSFTIEKGEIVGFLGPNGAGKSTMMKVLTTYLPASEGVAFVNGFEITKDANAVKKSVGYLPEHNPLYLDMYVREYLLFNAGIYNIPKTEVEIIITKTGLTPEANKKIGALSKGYRQRVGLANALLHNPDVLILDEPTTGLDPNQLIEIRELIKNVGEEKTVLLSTHIMQEVEAICDRVIIINKGEIVLDKKLKDLKNNKQQIIEVEFDYRVEEVALQKLPMIEKVENSVGFVYQLYFKTEQDMRAKVFDFAHDNGLKILQLHQKNTTLEKLFTELTTEK is encoded by the coding sequence ATGTCTATACACGTAGAAAATATTACCAAAACGTACGGCGACCAAAAAGCGTTGAACCAAGTTTCATTCACCATTGAAAAAGGCGAAATAGTTGGTTTTTTAGGCCCTAATGGTGCTGGTAAATCTACAATGATGAAGGTTTTAACAACCTACCTTCCCGCATCGGAAGGAGTTGCATTTGTTAATGGTTTTGAAATCACCAAAGATGCAAATGCCGTTAAAAAAAGTGTTGGTTATCTTCCAGAGCACAATCCGCTTTATTTAGACATGTATGTTCGGGAATACCTTCTTTTTAATGCGGGAATTTACAATATCCCGAAAACAGAAGTAGAAATTATAATCACAAAAACAGGATTAACGCCAGAAGCCAATAAAAAAATTGGAGCGCTTTCAAAAGGATATCGCCAACGCGTAGGGCTCGCAAATGCACTGTTGCACAACCCGGATGTATTAATACTCGACGAGCCAACTACTGGTTTAGACCCCAACCAATTAATTGAAATCCGCGAACTTATAAAAAACGTTGGGGAAGAAAAAACGGTATTGCTTTCTACACATATTATGCAGGAAGTAGAAGCCATTTGCGATCGCGTGATAATTATTAATAAAGGTGAAATTGTACTTGATAAAAAGCTAAAAGATTTAAAAAACAATAAACAGCAAATTATTGAAGTAGAGTTTGATTATCGTGTGGAAGAAGTAGCGTTACAAAAACTTCCAATGATTGAAAAGGTTGAAAATTCTGTAGGTTTTGTCTATCAGCTATATTTTAAAACAGAACAGGACATGCGGGCCAAAGTATTTGATTTTGCGCATGATAACGGATTAAAAATTCTTCAACTGCATCAAAAAAATACCACTTTAGAAAAATTATTTACCGAATTAACTACTGAAAAATAA
- a CDS encoding acyloxyacyl hydrolase gives MKHLLSSFVAILFCFPLFSQEKESKPISLEAEVFYGSILEHNPDIQHLITGHPTGLIFALNRKTFGFKEWERRYNYPDWGFTGAYQNLHNEFLGNAFSAYGHLNFYFLKRNLMIRVGQGVAFATNPFDPSTNFRNNAYGTHFLSSTLLKASFIRENIWKGLGFQTGVTIIHYSNANLKAPNNSTNTLAVNAGVIYQLDYKELPEYIVKEDSLSRTHSERFKYNFAIRSGLNESDVVGLGQEPFVVLSAFVDKRINYKSSFTAGIDIFYAVFLKELIKYRSIAYHEDNITGDEDYKRVGIFAGHEWRFNKVAFVSQLGYYIYYPYEFENRVYNRLGLKRYFFNDTVFAAVTVHAHWAKAEAVEFGIGYRL, from the coding sequence ATGAAGCACCTACTTTCATCATTTGTTGCGATACTTTTTTGTTTCCCGCTTTTTTCGCAAGAAAAGGAATCGAAACCGATATCCCTAGAAGCTGAAGTTTTCTACGGGTCAATTTTAGAACACAATCCCGATATACAACATTTAATTACAGGTCATCCCACAGGTTTAATTTTTGCATTAAATAGAAAAACTTTTGGTTTTAAGGAATGGGAGCGACGCTATAATTATCCTGATTGGGGGTTTACCGGTGCCTATCAAAATTTGCACAATGAGTTTTTAGGAAATGCTTTTAGTGCATACGGCCATCTTAATTTCTACTTTTTAAAACGTAACTTAATGATCCGGGTAGGGCAGGGGGTTGCTTTTGCTACTAATCCTTTTGATCCAAGTACCAATTTTAGAAACAATGCCTACGGCACGCATTTTTTGAGCAGCACGCTGTTAAAGGCTAGTTTTATACGCGAAAATATCTGGAAAGGCTTGGGGTTTCAAACTGGAGTTACCATAATACATTACAGTAATGCCAATTTAAAGGCTCCCAACAATAGCACTAATACTTTGGCGGTAAATGCGGGTGTAATTTATCAATTAGATTACAAAGAACTTCCGGAATATATAGTAAAGGAAGATTCGCTCAGTAGGACGCACAGCGAGCGTTTTAAATATAATTTTGCCATCAGATCTGGCTTAAACGAGAGCGATGTTGTGGGGCTGGGCCAAGAGCCGTTTGTTGTTCTTTCAGCTTTTGTGGATAAGCGCATTAATTATAAAAGCTCTTTTACCGCCGGGATAGATATTTTCTACGCTGTTTTTTTAAAGGAATTAATTAAGTATCGCTCCATTGCGTATCACGAAGATAATATTACCGGAGATGAAGATTATAAACGTGTTGGGATATTTGCGGGGCACGAGTGGCGCTTCAACAAAGTGGCTTTCGTTTCGCAGTTGGGATATTACATTTACTATCCATACGAGTTTGAAAACCGCGTATATAACAGATTGGGTTTAAAGAGATATTTCTTTAATGATACCGTTTTTGCAGCTGTTACCGTACACGCCCATTGGGCTAAAGCCGAAGCTGTGGAATTTGGTATTGGCTACCGTTTATAA
- the metF gene encoding methylenetetrahydrofolate reductase [NAD(P)H]: MKVTEHIKNGNGKTQFSFEILPPLKGENIHSIFENIDPLMEFKPPYINVTYHREEYVFKELKNGLIEKKVVRKRPGTVGICAAIQNKYEVDAVPHILCGGFTKEETENFLIDLQFLGIDNVMALRGDAVKSETYFTPNKNGHKYACDLVSQIHLMNHGKYLDEELQHTFPTDFCVGVAGYPEKHMEAPSSESDIHFLKKKIKNGAEYIVTQMFFDNEKYFQFVEKCRAEGITVPIIPGLKPIAVKSHLNLIPHRFKVDLPDSLVKEVVKAKDNKAVRQIGIDWCVKQSKELVKAGVPFLHYYSMGKSSNIKIIASQVF; the protein is encoded by the coding sequence ATGAAAGTAACCGAACACATAAAAAACGGCAACGGAAAAACACAATTTTCGTTTGAAATTTTACCGCCTTTGAAGGGTGAAAACATACATTCCATTTTTGAAAATATTGATCCGTTAATGGAATTTAAACCACCGTATATCAATGTTACCTATCATCGTGAGGAATACGTTTTTAAGGAATTAAAAAACGGTTTAATTGAAAAAAAAGTTGTTCGCAAGCGGCCCGGAACAGTTGGTATTTGTGCCGCAATCCAAAATAAATATGAGGTTGATGCCGTCCCGCACATACTTTGCGGCGGATTTACAAAGGAAGAAACCGAGAATTTTTTAATAGATCTTCAGTTTTTGGGGATTGACAATGTAATGGCGCTTCGGGGCGATGCCGTGAAAAGCGAAACCTATTTCACCCCCAATAAAAACGGACATAAATACGCTTGCGACTTGGTGTCGCAAATACATTTAATGAATCACGGTAAATATTTGGATGAAGAACTTCAACATACGTTTCCGACGGATTTCTGCGTGGGCGTTGCCGGTTATCCCGAAAAACATATGGAGGCACCCAGTAGTGAAAGTGATATCCACTTTCTGAAAAAGAAAATTAAAAATGGCGCAGAGTACATTGTTACGCAAATGTTTTTCGATAATGAAAAGTACTTCCAATTTGTAGAAAAATGTAGAGCAGAAGGAATTACCGTGCCTATTATTCCGGGATTAAAACCCATTGCTGTTAAATCGCATCTCAATTTAATTCCGCATAGATTTAAAGTAGATTTGCCGGATTCCTTAGTAAAGGAAGTGGTTAAAGCAAAGGATAACAAGGCTGTTCGGCAAATTGGGATAGATTGGTGCGTAAAGCAGAGCAAGGAACTTGTTAAGGCTGGCGTACCGTTTCTTCACTATTATTCCATGGGAAAAAGTAGTAATATAAAAATAATTGCTTCGCAGGTGTTTTAA
- the metH gene encoding methionine synthase has product MKDKRYLKLSGLEPLIITPESNFINVGERTNVAGSKKFLRLIKERNFEEALSVAREQVENGAQIIDINMDDGLIDGKEAMVKFLNLVIAEPDISRVPIMIDSSKWEIIEAGLQVVQGKCVVNSISLKEGEAEFIHHAKLIKRYGAALIVMAFDETGQADNYERRIEIAKRSYDILVNQVKFAPEDIIFDLNIFPVATGMDEHRRNAVDFIEATRWVRENLPHVSVSGGVSNVSFSFRGNDPVREAMHSVFLYHAIQAGMNMGIVNPSLLEVYDNIPKDLLERVEDVMLDRREDATERLLDFAETVKGSAKESKIDLSWREESLQNRITRALVKGIDEFIIEDIEEARISVSKPIEVIEGHLMTGMNVVGDLFGSGKMFLPQVVKSARVMKKAVAYLLPYIEKAKKDLAEKSPQPPKGALQDSETSVPPLGDRGTDSAGRILMATVKGDVHDIGKNIVGVVLACNNYEIIDLGVMVPPEKIIATAKEENVDAIGLSGLITPSLDEMVFLAKEMQRQNFKVPLLIGGATTSRAHTAVKIDPQYECAVVHINDASRAVTVVGDLLKKETSTSYKENIKQEYDTFRKDFLKRQKVKTYLPLSEARKNKFQIDWKSSEIVKPNQLGVHVLKDFDLNLLLDYLDWTPFFRSWELHGRYPNILTDEVVGEQASELFKDAQQMLNKIISEKLLEARAVFGIFEANTINDDDIELQNVSSSAVENLSTKGKFNFRTLRQQSQKAKGKPNIALADFIAPKETGIQDYIGCFCVSAGFGTAELAAKYVADHDDYNAIMVKALADRLAEAFAEYLHKEVRTNYWGYASEENLSNEDLISEKYKGIRPAPGYPACPDHLEKRTIWKLLNVKENIDVELTEHMAMWPAASVSGYYFANPEARYFGLGKIKIDQVEDFATRKNMNLDEATNWLRPNLAD; this is encoded by the coding sequence ATGAAAGATAAAAGATATTTAAAATTATCAGGCTTAGAGCCTTTAATCATCACCCCTGAAAGCAATTTCATAAATGTGGGAGAACGCACCAATGTGGCAGGTTCAAAGAAATTTCTTCGACTTATAAAAGAACGAAATTTTGAGGAAGCACTTTCCGTTGCCCGTGAACAAGTTGAAAACGGCGCACAAATCATCGACATCAATATGGATGATGGTTTAATTGATGGGAAAGAGGCTATGGTGAAATTTTTAAATCTCGTAATCGCCGAACCGGATATTTCGCGTGTTCCCATTATGATTGATAGCAGCAAGTGGGAAATTATTGAAGCCGGTTTGCAGGTGGTTCAGGGTAAATGTGTGGTGAATTCCATCAGTTTAAAGGAGGGCGAAGCTGAATTCATCCACCACGCAAAACTGATTAAACGCTACGGCGCCGCGTTAATCGTGATGGCTTTTGATGAAACTGGTCAAGCCGATAATTACGAGAGACGAATAGAAATCGCCAAACGCTCCTATGATATTTTGGTGAATCAAGTAAAGTTCGCACCCGAGGATATTATTTTCGATTTAAACATTTTTCCCGTCGCAACGGGAATGGACGAACACCGAAGAAATGCGGTCGATTTTATTGAAGCCACACGCTGGGTTCGGGAAAATCTGCCACACGTGAGTGTAAGTGGTGGGGTGAGCAATGTTTCATTCAGTTTCCGCGGAAATGATCCCGTACGGGAAGCGATGCATTCCGTGTTTTTGTATCACGCCATTCAAGCCGGGATGAATATGGGGATTGTAAACCCATCATTGCTGGAGGTGTATGATAATATTCCAAAGGATTTATTGGAGCGCGTTGAAGACGTTATGTTAGACCGTCGTGAGGACGCCACGGAACGTTTGCTCGATTTTGCCGAAACCGTAAAAGGAAGTGCAAAGGAAAGTAAAATCGATCTCTCTTGGCGCGAAGAATCGTTGCAAAACCGAATTACGAGAGCGTTGGTAAAAGGAATTGATGAATTTATTATTGAAGATATTGAAGAAGCACGAATTAGCGTTTCAAAACCCATTGAGGTAATCGAAGGTCATTTAATGACAGGAATGAATGTTGTTGGCGACCTTTTCGGCAGCGGAAAAATGTTTTTGCCGCAAGTGGTGAAGAGTGCGCGGGTTATGAAAAAAGCGGTGGCGTACTTGCTCCCATATATTGAAAAAGCTAAAAAGGATTTGGCTGAAAAGTCCCCCCAACCCCCTAAGGGGGCTTTACAGGATTCCGAAACTTCGGTTCCCCCTTTGGGGGATAGGGGGACAGACTCAGCAGGCCGCATACTGATGGCAACTGTGAAAGGCGATGTACACGACATCGGGAAAAACATTGTCGGCGTTGTTTTGGCGTGCAATAATTATGAAATTATAGATTTGGGCGTAATGGTGCCGCCTGAAAAAATAATAGCGACTGCAAAGGAGGAAAATGTGGATGCCATCGGCTTGAGTGGATTAATTACGCCTTCGTTGGACGAAATGGTTTTTTTGGCGAAGGAAATGCAACGGCAAAATTTCAAAGTACCGCTATTAATTGGCGGTGCAACTACAAGTAGAGCGCATACTGCGGTAAAAATTGATCCGCAGTACGAATGTGCGGTTGTTCATATAAATGACGCTTCCCGTGCCGTTACCGTGGTTGGTGATTTGTTGAAAAAAGAAACTTCAACTTCCTATAAAGAAAATATAAAGCAGGAATATGATACTTTCAGAAAGGATTTTTTGAAACGCCAAAAGGTAAAAACATATCTCCCACTTTCCGAAGCGCGGAAAAATAAATTTCAAATAGATTGGAAGTCTTCTGAAATAGTTAAACCGAATCAGTTGGGAGTTCACGTACTAAAAGACTTCGATTTAAATCTATTGTTGGATTATTTAGATTGGACGCCTTTTTTTAGAAGTTGGGAGCTTCACGGAAGATATCCCAATATTTTAACCGATGAAGTTGTGGGTGAACAAGCGTCGGAATTATTTAAAGATGCACAACAAATGCTCAACAAAATAATTTCAGAAAAACTATTGGAGGCACGGGCGGTATTTGGAATTTTTGAGGCGAATACTATTAATGACGACGATATTGAATTGCAGAATGTCAGTTCGAGCGCAGTCGAGAACCTTTCCACAAAAGGAAAATTTAACTTTAGAACCCTACGCCAACAATCACAAAAAGCAAAAGGAAAACCCAACATTGCCTTGGCAGATTTTATTGCGCCAAAAGAAACTGGAATTCAGGATTACATTGGCTGTTTCTGCGTTAGCGCAGGTTTTGGAACTGCAGAACTGGCCGCCAAATATGTTGCAGACCATGACGATTACAACGCAATTATGGTAAAAGCATTGGCAGACCGTCTGGCGGAAGCTTTTGCGGAATATTTACACAAAGAGGTGCGCACCAATTATTGGGGGTATGCTTCGGAAGAAAATCTTAGTAACGAAGATTTAATTTCAGAAAAATATAAAGGAATTCGTCCCGCGCCGGGCTATCCCGCCTGTCCCGACCATTTGGAAAAGCGTACCATTTGGAAACTTTTGAACGTGAAGGAGAATATAGATGTAGAACTTACAGAACATATGGCAATGTGGCCAGCGGCCTCAGTTTCTGGCTATTATTTTGCCAATCCCGAAGCGCGCTATTTCGGTCTCGGAAAAATAAAGATAGACCAAGTGGAAGATTTCGCAACCCGAAAAAATATGAATTTAGACGAAGCCACGAATTGGCTTCGTCCCAATCTCGCTGACTAA